One Trichoderma asperellum chromosome 5, complete sequence genomic region harbors:
- the SEC61 gene encoding translocon subunit (BUSCO:EOG092D1QZ9~TransMembrane:10 (i33-55o75-100i120-139o145-167i174-195o244-265i285-311o359-380i416-434o440-458i)), with protein MSSLRFLDLVKPFVPFLPEVQQPETKIPFNQKLMWTALTLLIFLVMSQMPLYGIVSSDNSDPLYWLRMVMASNRGTLMELGITPIISSGMVFQLLAGTHLIDVNLDLKSDRELYQTAQKLFAFILSAGTATVYVFTGLYGTPSDLGAGIVFLLILQLVVAGMIVILLDELLQKGYGLGSGISLFIATNICESIMWKAFSPTTINTGRGPEFEGAVIALFHLLMTWPNKQRALQEAFYRQNLPNIMNLLATILVFVAIIYLQGFRVEIPVKSNRQRGARGSYPVRLFYTSNMPIMLQSALSSNVFLISQMLFSRFSENLLVRLFGVWEAKDGTSQLHAVSGLVYYMSPPLNFKEALLDPIHTAVYIVYMLGACALFSKTWIEVSGSSPRDVAKQLKDQGLVMAGHRDQSMYKELKRIIPTAAAFGGACIGALSVLSDLMGALGSGTGTLLAVTIIYGYFEIAAKEGDLAGMKGMIMG; from the exons ATGAGTTCTC TACGTTTTCTCGACCTGGTCAAGCCGTTCGTGCCGTTCCTCCCCGAGGTTCAGCAACCGGAAACCAAGATTCCCTTCAACCAGAAGTTGATGTGGACGGCCTTGacgctcctcatcttcttggtCATGAGCCAAATGCCGCTGTACGGCATTGTCTCCTCCGACAATTCGGATCCCCTATACTGGCTGCGAATGGTCATGGCGAGTAATCGAGGTACTCTGATGGAACTGGGCATTACGCCCATCATCTCCTCTGGCATGGTTTTCCAGCTCCTTGCGGGCACCCACCTCATTGACGTCAACCTCGACCTCAAGTCGGATCGCGAGCTCTACCAGACTGCCCAGAAGCTCTTTGCTTTCATCCTGTCTGCCGGTACCGCCACCGTCTACGTCTTCACCGGCCTCTACGGTACCCCCTCCGACCTCGGTGCCGGCATTGTTTTCCTGCTTATCCTCCAGTTGGTTGTCGCCGGCATGATTGTTATTCTGCTCGACGAGCTCCTGCAAAAGGGCTACGGTCTTGGCAGCGGTATCTCTCTGTTCATTGCTACCAACATTTGCGAGTCCATCATGTGGAAGGCCTTTTCTCCTACCACCATCAACACTGGCCGTGGCCCCGAGTTTGAGGGTGCTGTCATCGCTCTCTTCCACCTCCTGATGACCTGGCCCAACAAGCAGCGTGCTCTCCAGGAGGCTTTCTACAGACAGAACCTTCCCAATATCATGAACCTGTTGGCCACCATCCTGGTCTTTGTTGCCATCATCTACCTCCAGGGCTTCCGAGTTGAGATCCCCGTCAAGTCTAACCGCCAGCGTGGTGCCCGCGGCTCATACCCCGTCCGTCTGTTCTACACCTCCAACATGCCCATCATGCTGCAGTCCGCTCTCTCTTCCAACGTCTTCTTGATCAGCCAGATGCTCTTCTCTCGATTCTCCGAGAACCTGCTGGTTCGTCTCTTTGGTGTCTGGGAAGCCAAGGACGGTACTTCTCAGCTACACGCCGTCTCTGGTCTCGTCTACTACATGTCTCCTCCTCTCAACTTTAAGGAGGCTCTTCTCGACCCCATCCACACCGCCGTCTACATTGTTTACATGCTCGGAGCTTGTGCTCTTTTCTCCAAGACTTGGATTGAGGTTTCCGGCTCTAGCCCCCGTGATGTTGCCAAGCAACTCAAGGACCAGGGTCTCGTTATGGCTGGACACCGTGACCAGAGCATGTACAAGGAACTCAAGCGCATCATtcctactgctgctgcctttggtGGTGCCTGCATTGGTGCTCTCTCCGTCTTGAGCGACCTCATGGGCGCTCTTGGCTCTGGTACCGGTACCCTTCTCGCTGTTAC CATTATCTACGGCTACTTTGAGATTGCGGCCAAGGAGGGTGATCTTGCCGGTATGAAGGGCATGATCATGGGTTAG
- a CDS encoding uncharacterized protein (BUSCO:EOG092D1RDH~TransMembrane:1 (n7-17c21/22o45-66i)) encodes MTVPFRICSIIFLVLLVPVDRLLFCSKRKLLGESRHKRHIAGSSYYHQLALFWWAWVPDLVCCRMLGRQGLTLRRHVSMMATHTAPAEPLLVVLGSTGTGKSELAVELATRFKGEIINSDAMQLYDGLPIITNKISVEERRGIPHHLLGHIPLDHAPWDVEDYKSEATKIIREIRSRGNLPILVGGTQYYVDPLLFKDVILDDVQIDPSSSFPILEEPTDVLLQELKKVDPIMAERWHPNDRRKIQRSLEIYLHTGRPASELYAEQEQRKAAAAQEPETNQPWEKLLFWVYSEREALVERLDSRVDKMLDAGLLDEVQELFDMKKEKTAEGQILNMTKGIWQSIGYKQFEPYMSAKEEGKDVADLEKLKFNALEDMKAATRRYANSQTRWIRLKQIPRLKEQVPKAFESLYLVDSTDVSQFKTKVVEPAAEITAKFLSGEPQPTATELSDLAREVLTRVSEPPPKAIPCKRTCEICQTVCLTEQAWQRHIKSAGHKRVMKKKKRLALVPVDDTSNPPSDAEASSDPDVSSIFAT; translated from the exons ATGACTGTTCCGTTTCGAATTTGttctattatttttctgGTGCTGCTTGTGCCAGTTGACAGGCTGCTGTTCTGCTCGAAGAGGAAGCTTCTCGGGGAGTCGCGCCATAAAAGACACATTGCAGGATCCTCTTATTACCACCAGCTGGCGCTTTTTTGGTGGGCATGGGTCCCTGATTTGGTCTGTTGTCGAATGCTTGGTCGCCAGGGTTTAACGCTGCGGCGCCATGTATCTATGATGGCCACTCATACAGCTCCAGCCGAACCGTTGCTGGTTGTTTTGGGCTCTACGGGCACAGGTAAATCAGAG CTCGCCGTAGAACTAGCAACTCGATTCAAAGGCGAAATCATCAATTCTGATGCTATGCAGCTATATGATGGCCTACCCATTATAACAAACAAAATCAGCGTCGAGGAGCGGCGCGGGATTCCGCATCATCTTTTGGGCCATATTCCGCTTGACCATGCTCCATGGGATGTAGAAGACTACAAGTCAGAAGCTACCAAAATCATTCGTGAAATCCGCAGCCGGGGAAATCTACCCATCCTCGTTGGAGGGACTCAATACTATGTTGACCCACTCCTCTTTAAAGATGTTATTCTTGATGATGTACAGATTGatccctcttcatcatttcCAATCTTGGAAGAGCCTACAGATGTATTGCTTCAAGAGCTAAAGAAGGTCGATCCGATAATGGCGGAGAGATGGCATCCGAATGATAGGCGCAAGATCCAGCGATCACTGGAAATTTATTTACATACTGGCAGACCTGCATCCGAGTTGTATGCAGAACAAGAACAGCGCAAAGCTGCGGCTGCTCAAGAACCAGAGACCAATCAGCCCTGGGAGAAGTTGCTTTTCTGGGTATACTCGGAACGTGAAGCTCTTGTTGAGCGGTTGGACAGCCGAGTAGACAAAATGCTCGATGCCGGGTTATTGGACGAGGTCCAAGAGCTTTTCGACatgaaaaaggagaagactgCCGAAGGTCAGATTCTGAACATGACAAAGGGTATATGGCAATCCATCGGCTACAAGCAGTTTGAGCCATACATGTCCGCGAaagaggaggggaaagaTGTAGCTGATCTTGAAAAGCTTAAGTTCAACGCATTGGAAGATATGAAAGCAGCGACACGCCGATATGCCAACTCTCAAACTCGGTGGATCAGGCTGAAGCAAATCCCACGCCTCAAGGAACAAGTCCCCAAGGCCTTTGAAAGCTTGTACTTGGTCGACAGTACCGATGTCTCTCAGTTTAAGACCAAAGTTGTAGAACCTGCTGCTGAGATAACTGCAAAGTTTCTTTCTGGAGAACCTCAACCAACCGCCACGGAGCTATCAGACTTGGCTCGCGAGGTGCTCACACGAGTGAGTGAGCCCCCGCCGAAAGCGATTCCTTGTAAAAGGACATGCGAGATATGCCAAACCGTCTGCTTGACGGAGCAGGCTTGGCAGAGGCACATTAAGAGCGCTGGTCACAAGCGAGttatgaaaaagaaaaagaggctcGCGCTTGTACCGGTTGACGATACCTCGAATCCCCCCTCCGATGCTGAAGCATCCTCAGATCCCGATGTAAGCTCGATATTTGCCACTTGA
- a CDS encoding uncharacterized protein (EggNog:ENOG41), translated as MEGMGQVCVALKRHIIVGRERGEKYKEGFVKLVSGMKAGDPRDRSTTIGPLFAESVHKVFRSWVSLDFTNLSTRRRFVCTKCISKVKKR; from the coding sequence ATGGAGGGTATGGGCCAGGTATGCGTGGCTCTTAAGCGCCACATCATCGTTGGTCGTGAGCGAGGCGAAAAGTACAAGGAAGGCTTCGTCAAGCTCGTCAGCGGCATGAAGGCCGGCGATCCTCGAGACAGGTCTACCACCATCGGGCCTCTGTTCGCTGAATCGGTGCACAAAGTCTTCAGAAGCTGGGTGAGCTTGGATTTCACGAATTTGTCAACAAGAAGACGATTCGTGTGCACGAAATGTATCTCTAAGGTCAAGAAGAGGTAG
- a CDS encoding uncharacterized protein (EggNog:ENOG41), whose product MNKDSCFNYVHMHRSGDADLFEDFCKDKLPDDEIYVPPQYRPINPEDEDDVVPDQHAAFGIQRATQRVKEPSWKDLGLSDLMRKGPSSESKAAGPSKASKALPR is encoded by the exons ATG AACAAGGACTCGTGCTTCAACTATGTGCACATGCATCGCTCCGGCGACGCGGACCTTTTCGAGGACTTCTGCAAGGACAAGCTCCCCGATGACGAGATTTACGTTCCGCCTCAGTACCGGCCCATCAACCcagaagacgaggatgatgtTGTTCCGGATCAGCATGCCGCTTTTGGCATCCAGCGCGCGACGCAGCGCGTCAAGGAACCCTCGTGGAAGGACCTCGGCTTATCAGACTTGATGAGAAAGGGACCCAGTTCAGAGAGCAAGGCTGCTGGGCCGAGCAAGGCGTCAAAGGCATTACCGCGGTGA
- a CDS encoding uncharacterized protein (EggNog:ENOG41), whose translation MATAATTAPSQGPRKTPIAAPTADSKPVPRPDLTAEQQTKYEALLEKAKAFSEIKCDKEKDKSGPLTDRDLSWLTRDCLLRYLRATKWSVDDAAKRLLSTLAWRREYGIDDFTPEHISPEQETGKQIILGFDRQGRPCQYLNPGRQNTDSSPRQIHHLFYMVERVIDMMPPNVEMLSLMINFKPSKQRQNTSVPVSTAREVLHILQNHYPERLGKALIINVPWIVNGFFKIITPFIDPVTREKLKFNEDMKQYVPAEQLWSSDWNGDLDFEYDHETYWPALNEMCKQKREQKLARWAAAGKVVGESEEYLSGGTDVSITGFKYTADEKKEEPKTEAKAEAETALAEKLAAAKLEEETVEAQA comes from the exons ATGGCTAccgcagcaacaacagcgccATCACAAGGGCCGAGGAAAACGCCCATCGCGGCACCAACCGCAGACAGCAAGCCAGTGCCGCGGCCAGACCTGacggcagagcagcagacCAAGTACGAGGCGCTgctggaaaaggcaaaggccTTCAGCGAGATCAAGTgcgacaaggaaaaggacaaGTCGGGCCCCCTGACGGACCGCGACCTGTCGTGGCTCACGCGGGACTGCCTGCTGCGCTACCTGCGGGCGACCAAGTGGTCGGTCGACGACGCGGCCAAGCGGCTGCTGTCGACGCTGGCGTGGCGGCGCGAGTACGGCATCGACGACTTCACGCCCGAGCACATCTCGCCCGAGCAGGAGACGGGCAAGCAGATCATCCTGGGCTTCGATCGCCAGGGGCGGCCGTGCCAGTACCTCAACCCGGGCCGCCAGAACACGGACAGCAGCCCGAGGCAGATCCATCACCTGTTCTACATGGTGGAGCGGGTGATCGACATGATGCCCCCCAATGTCGAGATGCTGAGCCTGATGATCAACTTCAAGCCGagcaagcagaggcagaacaCCAGCGTGCCGGTGTCGACGGCCAGGGAGGTGCTGCACATTCTGCAGAATCACTATCCCGAGAGGCTGGGCAAGGCACTCATCATCAACg TGCCTTGGATTGTTAATGGATTCTTCAAAATCATTACCCCCTTCATTGACCCCGTGACCCGGGAGAAGCTCAAGTTCAACGAGGACATGAAGCAGTATGTCCCCGCGGAGCAGCTATGGAGCTCCGACTGGAACGGCGATCTGGACTTTGAGTACGATCACGAGACTTACTGGCCTGCCCTCAACGAGATGTGCAAGCAGAAGCGGGAGCAGAAGCTGGCGCGGTGGGCGGCCGCTGGAAAGGTCGTTGGCGAGTCTGAGGAGTATCTCTCGGGCGGTACGGATGTGAGCATCACGGGGTTCAAGTACACAGccgacgagaagaaggaggagccAAAGACAGAGGcaaaagcagaggcagagactGCGCTGGCGGAGAAGCTAGCAGCGGCAAAGCTCGAGGAGGAGACAGTTGAGGCTCAAGCTTGA